A genomic stretch from Candidatus Methylomirabilis tolerans includes:
- a CDS encoding ISNCY family transposase — translation MREQQRVAVIERVFRGELTMAEAAMVLGVSERQSFRIKARIGKEGVRGVIHGNRGRSSPRKLPVKTRHRIVELAQGKYRGFNDHHLTEKLAEVEGITVSREVVRQLLRGEGLASPRKRRPSRHRARRVRRAAEGMLLQVDGSSHDWLEGRGPALTLVGAIDDATGQVPWAVFVDHETTWAYLQLFWHIGMQQGLPQAVYADRHSIFWTDREPTLQEQLAGQRPLTQVGRALHELGITLIPAGSPQAKGRVERLWGTFQDRLVSELRLVGATTPAEAQAVLERVLPQHNRRFATAPAEAVPAWRPVDRSRLIQTLCFKYRRVVAKDNTVAFQGIVLPLPKRSLFVSWAHKGVDVHVLLDGSV, via the coding sequence ATGAGAGAACAACAACGAGTCGCTGTTATTGAACGCGTGTTTCGCGGGGAGCTGACGATGGCAGAGGCGGCCATGGTGCTTGGGGTCTCCGAGCGCCAGAGCTTTAGGATCAAGGCCAGGATCGGAAAGGAGGGCGTACGCGGGGTGATCCATGGCAATCGCGGCCGGTCCTCGCCTCGGAAGCTGCCAGTGAAGACGCGTCACCGCATTGTGGAGCTCGCCCAGGGGAAGTATCGCGGGTTCAACGACCACCACCTGACCGAGAAGCTCGCTGAGGTGGAAGGGATCACCGTCTCGCGGGAGGTGGTGCGGCAGCTCCTGCGAGGCGAGGGGCTCGCGTCCCCACGCAAGCGTCGGCCCTCTCGACACCGCGCTCGACGAGTGAGACGGGCCGCGGAGGGGATGCTCCTGCAGGTCGATGGGAGCTCGCATGACTGGCTGGAGGGCAGAGGCCCCGCCCTCACCCTGGTCGGGGCGATCGATGACGCCACAGGTCAGGTCCCCTGGGCCGTCTTTGTGGACCACGAGACCACGTGGGCCTACCTGCAGCTGTTCTGGCACATCGGTATGCAGCAGGGGCTCCCGCAGGCCGTCTACGCCGATCGGCACTCGATCTTCTGGACGGACCGGGAGCCGACGCTGCAGGAGCAGCTTGCGGGACAGCGGCCCCTGACGCAGGTGGGCCGAGCCTTGCACGAGCTGGGCATCACGCTGATCCCGGCCGGCTCCCCGCAGGCCAAGGGCCGGGTCGAGCGGCTGTGGGGGACCTTTCAGGACCGGCTGGTCAGCGAGTTGCGGCTGGTGGGCGCCACGACCCCGGCAGAGGCCCAGGCCGTCCTCGAGCGCGTCCTTCCCCAGCACAACCGCCGATTCGCGACGGCTCCCGCCGAGGCCGTGCCAGCCTGGCGACCGGTCGACCGCTCGCGCCTCATCCAGACCCTCTGCTTCAAGTACCGGCGGGTGGTGGCCAAGGACAACACGGTAGCGTTCCAGGGGATCGTCCTGCCCCTTCCTAAGCGCTCTCTCTTCGTCTCCTGGGCTCATAAAGGCGTCGATGTCCACGTGCTCCTGGATGGTTCGGTGGA
- the rplM gene encoding 50S ribosomal protein L13, giving the protein MTKTMHARIDDIDRRWHLIDASGQVLGRLATEVAVLLRGKHKPIFSPHLDTGDFVVIVNAEQVVFTGKKLKDKLYHRHSGYPGGLKTTTAEQMLKAHPTRILEAAVRGMLPKTKLGAALFRKLKVYAGPTHPHASQQPIPFVKKPALRPVEGTVKEG; this is encoded by the coding sequence ATGACGAAGACGATGCATGCGCGTATCGACGACATCGATAGGCGGTGGCACCTCATTGATGCCTCGGGACAGGTCCTCGGGAGACTGGCTACTGAAGTGGCTGTGCTCCTGCGAGGAAAGCATAAGCCGATCTTTAGTCCGCACCTGGACACCGGGGATTTCGTAGTGATCGTCAATGCTGAGCAAGTAGTATTTACGGGAAAGAAGCTGAAGGATAAGCTTTACCACCGTCATTCTGGCTATCCGGGTGGGCTAAAGACGACCACGGCCGAACAGATGCTGAAGGCCCACCCCACAAGAATCTTGGAGGCTGCTGTCCGCGGAATGTTACCCAAAACGAAGTTGGGCGCTGCGCTGTTCCGGAAACTTAAGGTGTATGCCGGCCCCACTCACCCGCATGCGTCACAGCAGCCGATACCATTTGTCAAAAAGCCTGCCCTACGCCCAGTCGAAGGGACGGTAAAGGAGGGATAG
- the rpsI gene encoding 30S ribosomal protein S9 — translation MPAESALYGTGRRKSSVARVWLSPGEGRVVVNRRPLQEYFSRPTNQTLAVQPLKTIGIEGKFDVRANVAGGGLTGQAGAVRLGIARALLVVDASLRPTLRKAGLLTRDPRVKERKKYGQKGARARFQFSKR, via the coding sequence ATGCCAGCGGAAAGTGCGTTATATGGGACGGGCCGACGAAAGTCATCTGTAGCCAGGGTGTGGCTTTCGCCTGGTGAAGGGAGGGTGGTAGTCAACCGGCGGCCTCTGCAGGAGTACTTCAGTCGTCCGACCAATCAGACCTTGGCCGTTCAGCCGTTGAAGACGATAGGAATAGAAGGGAAGTTTGACGTACGTGCCAACGTTGCCGGCGGTGGGTTAACCGGGCAGGCCGGTGCTGTTCGGCTTGGCATTGCCCGCGCCCTCTTAGTTGTGGATGCCTCTTTACGGCCGACGCTTCGGAAGGCCGGGCTCCTGACACGAGATCCTCGAGTGAAGGAGCGGAAGAAATATGGTCAGAAGGGAGCCCGCGCACGGTTCCAATTCTCAAAGCGCTAA